DNA sequence from the Acidobacteriota bacterium genome:
GCGGCGCAGGTAGCGGCTTTTTGAAAAAGCGAACGCGCGCGCCACGTTGCGGTGATCATCCGGCAACGAGGCCACACCGAACGCCGTGTTGATCAACGTCGGCCAGAGCGACGTGATGAAGATGACGAAGATCGTCGCTTCGCCCGCGTGCTTGAAGACGGCCAAGCCAATCGGGAACCACGCCAGCGGCGAGACCGGGCGCAGCAATTGGACGATGGGATAAAACAGCTTCTTGCAGGTCGTGCTGGCACCGATTAACAAGCCCATCGGAATTGCGACCAGCGAACCCAGACCGAAGCCGATGAAGACACGCAGCAGCGAACTTGCCATTTGGATGCCGACGCCTTTGTCATTCGGCCCGTTGTCATAAAACGGATGACTGACCAGTTGCCACAGCACGGCCAGCGTTTTGATTGGTCCTGGCAAGGCGTCTTGCGATAATCCGCTGACCAGGCCCCAACCCGCCAACAACAAGGCAAAGCCCGCGAACATCCAGGCGCAAGAGATGAGGGACGCCTTGGCGGAGGCGAGCAGCTTGCCGAAGGAGAATCTTTGCAA
Encoded proteins:
- the ntrB gene encoding nitrate ABC transporter permease, with the protein product MKEEAVITASWPKSRLQRFSFGKLLASAKASLISCAWMFAGFALLLAGWGLVSGLSQDALPGPIKTLAVLWQLVSHPFYDNGPNDKGVGIQMASSLLRVFIGFGLGSLVAIPMGLLIGASTTCKKLFYPIVQLLRPVSPLAWFPIGLAVFKHAGEATIFVIFITSLWPTLINTAFGVASLPDDHRNVARAFAFSKSRYLRRILIPFALPHILTGLRLSIGVAWLVIVAGEMLSGGIGIGFFVWDSWNALSLERVMSAILLIGIVGLLLDRGFDLVAKRFSYS